A genomic region of Saccopteryx bilineata isolate mSacBil1 chromosome 1, mSacBil1_pri_phased_curated, whole genome shotgun sequence contains the following coding sequences:
- the IL17A gene encoding interleukin-17A isoform X1 → MAPLRTSSVFQSLLLLLLTLVAIVKAGIPITRHPGCPNTEDKKFLSTVLVNLNIHNRNMNSRRFSDYHNRSTSPWNLTLNKDPERFPADIWEAECRNYFCVGPDGKLDHHLNSVAIQQEILVLRRFPRHCQHSFRMEKMLVKVGCTCVVPIVRHVA, encoded by the exons TTCCAGTCACTGCTGCTGCTCTTGCTGACTCTGGTGGCCATAGTGAAGGCAGGAATACCAATAACACGACATCCAGGATGCCCAAACACCGAGGACAAGAAGTTCCTTTCGACTGTGCTGGTCAACCTAAACATCCATAACCGGAATATGAATTCCAGAAGGTTCTCAGATTACCACAACCGATCCACCTCACCTTGGAATCTCAC CCTCAATAAGGACCCTGAGAGATTCCCCGCTGACATCTGGGAGGCAGAGTGCCGCAACTATTTCTGTGTGGGTCCTGACGGGAAGCTGGACCACCACCTGAACTCCGTCGCCATCCAGCAGGAGATCCTGGTCCTGCGCAGGTTCCCTCGGCACTGCCAGCACTCCTTCCGGATGGAGAAGATGCTGGTGAAAGTGGGCTGCACCTGCGTCGTCCCCATTGTCCGCCACGTGGCTTAA
- the IL17A gene encoding interleukin-17A isoform X2 — protein sequence MAPLRTSSVSLLLLLLTLVAIVKAGIPITRHPGCPNTEDKKFLSTVLVNLNIHNRNMNSRRFSDYHNRSTSPWNLTLNKDPERFPADIWEAECRNYFCVGPDGKLDHHLNSVAIQQEILVLRRFPRHCQHSFRMEKMLVKVGCTCVVPIVRHVA from the exons TCACTGCTGCTGCTCTTGCTGACTCTGGTGGCCATAGTGAAGGCAGGAATACCAATAACACGACATCCAGGATGCCCAAACACCGAGGACAAGAAGTTCCTTTCGACTGTGCTGGTCAACCTAAACATCCATAACCGGAATATGAATTCCAGAAGGTTCTCAGATTACCACAACCGATCCACCTCACCTTGGAATCTCAC CCTCAATAAGGACCCTGAGAGATTCCCCGCTGACATCTGGGAGGCAGAGTGCCGCAACTATTTCTGTGTGGGTCCTGACGGGAAGCTGGACCACCACCTGAACTCCGTCGCCATCCAGCAGGAGATCCTGGTCCTGCGCAGGTTCCCTCGGCACTGCCAGCACTCCTTCCGGATGGAGAAGATGCTGGTGAAAGTGGGCTGCACCTGCGTCGTCCCCATTGTCCGCCACGTGGCTTAA
- the IL17A gene encoding interleukin-17A isoform X3, which translates to MAPLRTSSSLLLLLLTLVAIVKAGIPITRHPGCPNTEDKKFLSTVLVNLNIHNRNMNSRRFSDYHNRSTSPWNLTLNKDPERFPADIWEAECRNYFCVGPDGKLDHHLNSVAIQQEILVLRRFPRHCQHSFRMEKMLVKVGCTCVVPIVRHVA; encoded by the exons TCACTGCTGCTGCTCTTGCTGACTCTGGTGGCCATAGTGAAGGCAGGAATACCAATAACACGACATCCAGGATGCCCAAACACCGAGGACAAGAAGTTCCTTTCGACTGTGCTGGTCAACCTAAACATCCATAACCGGAATATGAATTCCAGAAGGTTCTCAGATTACCACAACCGATCCACCTCACCTTGGAATCTCAC CCTCAATAAGGACCCTGAGAGATTCCCCGCTGACATCTGGGAGGCAGAGTGCCGCAACTATTTCTGTGTGGGTCCTGACGGGAAGCTGGACCACCACCTGAACTCCGTCGCCATCCAGCAGGAGATCCTGGTCCTGCGCAGGTTCCCTCGGCACTGCCAGCACTCCTTCCGGATGGAGAAGATGCTGGTGAAAGTGGGCTGCACCTGCGTCGTCCCCATTGTCCGCCACGTGGCTTAA